The following are encoded in a window of Rhizobium sp. 11515TR genomic DNA:
- a CDS encoding MFS transporter, which yields MSLAASGDRFAAFRHVAYTYFFFARFLTAFATQVVSVSVGWQMYEHTGQPLYLGLIGLVQFLPSLLLILVTGTAADRYNRRRISAICIFVGTLCAAALLFLTVSGTFAPLPVFLILTVFGIERAFMTPAMQSLAPNLIPPEDLTNAITWNSMSWDAAAILGPVAGGLLYGIGANVAYTVAVLFFAAGSVLTFLIPKPQQRIAHERRSLNEMLAGFRFIWSEKVVLGAVSLDLFAVLLGGAVALMPIYARDILTLGPWGLGMLRAAPSFGAIAMGLFLATYPIRNRAGICMFAGVAIFGLGTLIFGISHTPWLSITALAIMGASDLISVYVRETLITLWTPDHVRGRVNAVNMVFVGASNELGEFRAGTMAHYFGAIPAVVIGGLGTLTVAILWATGFPQLRRIDSLSVPDRDGEPQPV from the coding sequence ATGTCGCTCGCTGCCAGCGGAGACCGGTTTGCCGCCTTCAGGCACGTTGCCTATACTTATTTCTTCTTCGCGCGGTTTTTGACGGCCTTTGCCACGCAGGTCGTCAGCGTCTCCGTCGGCTGGCAGATGTATGAGCACACCGGCCAACCGCTCTATCTCGGTCTGATCGGCCTCGTTCAGTTCCTGCCGTCGCTGCTGCTGATCCTGGTGACGGGTACGGCTGCGGACCGCTACAACAGGCGGCGGATTTCCGCGATCTGCATTTTCGTCGGCACCCTCTGTGCGGCTGCCCTGCTGTTCCTGACCGTATCTGGCACCTTCGCGCCGCTGCCGGTATTTCTGATCCTTACGGTCTTCGGCATAGAACGCGCCTTCATGACGCCGGCCATGCAGTCGCTTGCGCCCAATCTGATCCCGCCCGAAGACCTGACGAACGCGATCACCTGGAACTCGATGTCATGGGATGCGGCCGCCATCCTCGGTCCTGTTGCCGGCGGTCTGCTTTATGGCATCGGGGCCAATGTCGCCTATACCGTTGCCGTCCTTTTCTTTGCGGCCGGCTCTGTGCTGACCTTCCTGATCCCGAAGCCGCAGCAGCGCATCGCGCATGAGCGGCGTAGCCTTAATGAGATGCTCGCCGGCTTCCGTTTCATCTGGTCGGAAAAAGTGGTGCTCGGTGCGGTCTCGCTCGATCTTTTCGCCGTGCTGCTCGGCGGCGCGGTCGCGCTGATGCCCATCTATGCGCGCGATATCCTGACGCTCGGGCCCTGGGGTCTCGGCATGCTGCGCGCGGCGCCAAGCTTCGGCGCGATCGCCATGGGCCTTTTCCTGGCGACCTATCCTATCCGCAATCGCGCCGGTATCTGTATGTTTGCCGGCGTTGCCATATTCGGCTTGGGAACCCTGATCTTCGGCATCTCGCATACGCCATGGCTGTCGATAACGGCTCTGGCCATCATGGGCGCATCCGACCTGATCTCCGTCTATGTCCGCGAAACGCTGATCACGCTCTGGACGCCGGATCACGTGCGCGGCCGTGTCAATGCCGTCAACATGGTCTTCGTCGGCGCGTCGAACGAGCTTGGCGAATTCCGCGCCGGCACCATGGCGCATTATTTCGGCGCGATTCCCGCCGTCGTCATTGGAGGACTTGGCACGCTGACCGTCGCCATCCTCTGGGCCACAGGTTTCCCGCAGCTTCGCCGGATCGACAGCCTGAGCGTGCCCGACCGTGACGGCGAGCCGCAACCGGTTTGA
- a CDS encoding COG4223 family protein, with protein MVSRKTPNHSKPNDEPVTIDLEAEKTAQDAAPEDLTERSHGELGGSSADEVEMPLEAEKEPFREEAQESIFGAAPHEPQAAAAQQADPPPSHADHPPHTERPPSREGSTSGLIAAGITGGLIALICAGALQYAGFLPSGRTGKDNSTEIAALNAEIDGLKQSVANLAAAPAAKPDEALTARVAALEASAANGASVNGSGGIANPASDQKIASLTSEVEQLKSDLSKATQSQATSDAEVNKRLDDAEKKLSGPSQESAVARAIAAAALKAAIDRGGPFQPELDTFANVAPDDPAVADLKNFAQTGVPSRADLIRQVSDVASAIVATAQTDDPNQSWSSRLMSGAKSLVQVRAVGNVPGDSIDAIAARFEDKVRNGDLPGAVTEWNSLPDAGKSASAAFKQSLEARIRVEDLVSDALSKAIANTGKQN; from the coding sequence ATGGTATCGCGAAAAACGCCTAACCATTCGAAGCCCAACGACGAACCGGTCACGATCGATCTGGAAGCCGAAAAAACTGCGCAGGACGCAGCTCCCGAAGATTTGACGGAGCGCAGCCATGGCGAGCTTGGTGGCTCCTCGGCTGATGAAGTGGAAATGCCACTGGAAGCGGAGAAGGAGCCATTTCGCGAAGAAGCTCAGGAGTCGATCTTCGGCGCCGCACCGCATGAGCCGCAAGCGGCCGCTGCGCAGCAGGCCGATCCTCCGCCGTCCCATGCCGACCATCCGCCTCATACCGAGCGCCCGCCGTCGCGCGAGGGTTCGACATCAGGCCTTATCGCGGCCGGCATCACCGGCGGCCTGATCGCCCTCATCTGCGCCGGCGCCTTGCAATATGCGGGCTTCCTGCCTAGCGGTCGTACAGGCAAGGACAACTCAACCGAGATCGCCGCACTGAATGCGGAGATCGACGGTCTCAAGCAGAGCGTCGCCAATCTCGCCGCCGCGCCAGCTGCAAAGCCGGACGAAGCACTGACGGCCCGCGTCGCAGCACTTGAGGCGAGCGCTGCCAACGGCGCTTCGGTAAATGGCTCGGGCGGCATCGCAAATCCCGCCTCCGACCAGAAGATCGCTTCGCTCACCAGCGAGGTGGAGCAGCTGAAATCGGATCTCAGCAAGGCAACGCAGAGCCAGGCAACCTCAGATGCCGAAGTCAACAAGCGTCTTGACGATGCCGAAAAGAAGCTGAGCGGACCGAGCCAGGAAAGCGCGGTCGCCCGCGCCATCGCAGCTGCAGCGTTGAAGGCGGCAATCGACCGCGGCGGTCCCTTCCAGCCCGAGCTCGACACCTTTGCCAATGTTGCGCCGGACGATCCAGCGGTCGCCGATCTCAAGAATTTCGCCCAGACCGGCGTGCCCTCCCGCGCCGACCTGATCCGCCAGGTTTCCGATGTCGCGTCCGCAATCGTCGCCACCGCGCAGACCGACGATCCGAACCAGAGCTGGAGCAGCCGGCTGATGTCGGGAGCGAAATCGCTGGTGCAGGTCCGCGCCGTCGGCAATGTGCCCGGCGACAGCATCGATGCCATCGCCGCGCGTTTCGAGGACAAGGTCAGGAACGGCGATCTGCCAGGCGCGGTGACCGAGTGGAACAGCCTGCCCGATGCCGGAAAATCCGCATCGGCCGCCTTCAAGCAGTCGCTGGAAGCCCGCATCCGCGTCGAGGATCTGGTAAGCGATGCCTTGTCGAAGGCGATCGCCAATACTGGGAAACAGAACTAA
- the tsaD gene encoding tRNA (adenosine(37)-N6)-threonylcarbamoyltransferase complex transferase subunit TsaD — MTPVLRILGIETSCDETAAAIVERRDDGTPMVCSDVVLSQLDEHSAYGGVVPEIAARAHVEALDTLIDEALKRANVSLSDVDAIAATSGPGLIGGLLVGLMTGKAISRATGKPLYAINHLEGHALTARLTDGLAFPYLMLLVSGGHTQLILVRGIGEYERWGTTIDDALGEAFDKTAKLLGLPYPGGPAVEAAAKNGNPDRFDLPRPLVGETRLDFSFSGLKTAVRQAATAIAPVTEQDIADICASFQKAISRTLKDRIGRGLQRFKTEFPKTAEQPSLVVAGGVAANLELRRTLQELCDANGFRFIAPPLRLCTDNAVMIAWAGLERMATGAAPDDLDVQPRSRWPLDQKAETLLGHGKRGAKA; from the coding sequence ATGACACCCGTTCTTCGTATTCTCGGCATCGAAACAAGCTGCGACGAAACCGCTGCGGCCATTGTCGAGCGCCGGGATGACGGCACGCCCATGGTCTGTTCCGATGTCGTCCTCAGCCAATTGGACGAGCATAGCGCCTATGGCGGCGTCGTGCCGGAAATTGCTGCGCGTGCGCATGTCGAGGCGCTCGATACGCTGATCGACGAAGCATTGAAACGCGCCAATGTGTCGCTCTCGGACGTCGATGCCATTGCCGCCACGTCCGGCCCGGGCCTCATCGGCGGCCTGCTCGTCGGGCTGATGACCGGCAAGGCGATCTCGCGCGCGACAGGCAAGCCATTATACGCCATCAACCATCTGGAAGGCCATGCCTTGACGGCACGGCTGACAGACGGACTTGCCTTTCCCTACCTCATGCTGCTCGTTTCCGGCGGCCATACCCAGCTGATTCTGGTGCGCGGTATCGGTGAATACGAGCGCTGGGGTACGACGATCGACGATGCGCTCGGCGAAGCCTTCGACAAAACGGCCAAACTTCTGGGACTGCCCTATCCCGGCGGCCCTGCCGTGGAAGCAGCCGCGAAAAACGGCAATCCGGACCGTTTCGATCTGCCACGGCCGCTGGTCGGCGAGACGCGCCTCGATTTTTCCTTTTCCGGCCTGAAAACGGCGGTGCGGCAGGCGGCCACTGCGATTGCTCCTGTCACCGAGCAGGATATTGCCGATATCTGTGCCTCCTTCCAGAAGGCGATCTCGCGCACGCTGAAGGACCGAATTGGCCGCGGCCTGCAGCGCTTCAAGACGGAATTTCCGAAGACGGCGGAACAGCCGTCGCTTGTCGTGGCCGGCGGTGTCGCCGCCAATCTCGAGCTGCGCCGCACGCTGCAGGAGCTTTGCGACGCCAACGGTTTCCGTTTCATCGCGCCGCCATTGAGACTGTGTACGGACAATGCCGTCATGATCGCCTGGGCTGGACTGGAGCGCATGGCGACGGGTGCGGCGCCTGACGATCTCGATGTGCAGCCGCGCTCGCGCTGGCCGCTGGATCAGAAGGCGGAAACTCTGCTCGGGCACGGCAAACGGGGAGCAAAGGCATGA
- a CDS encoding poly-gamma-glutamate hydrolase family protein translates to MARLPDRYNSFSALREHETEGVDYRINIADRSSNVAVIAPHGGFIEPATSEVALAIANERFSLYRFEGLDAVRLHHELHITSENFDEPIANGLVGSSSIVVAVHGRTDRDDPLTSWIGGLDTSLRDRIVEALRLNGFVAAARMKGEALAGASAGNVCNRGKRQAGVQLEIPRGVRDILMKDAEKMKRYASAIRGAIDEFDRVLSSGESL, encoded by the coding sequence ATGGCGAGGTTGCCGGATCGATACAATTCGTTTTCGGCGCTTCGCGAGCATGAAACCGAAGGCGTCGACTATCGCATCAATATCGCGGATCGATCATCGAATGTCGCCGTTATCGCTCCCCATGGCGGTTTCATTGAACCTGCCACGTCCGAGGTCGCTTTGGCGATCGCGAATGAGAGGTTCTCACTTTATCGTTTCGAAGGGCTTGATGCGGTGAGGCTCCATCATGAGCTGCACATCACCTCCGAAAATTTCGATGAACCGATAGCAAACGGCTTGGTGGGCAGTTCGTCGATCGTCGTCGCCGTTCACGGCCGCACGGATCGGGATGATCCGCTGACGAGCTGGATCGGCGGTCTCGACACGTCGCTTCGCGACCGGATCGTCGAAGCATTGCGGCTCAATGGTTTTGTGGCGGCCGCGAGAATGAAAGGGGAGGCGCTTGCCGGAGCTTCCGCCGGTAATGTCTGCAATCGCGGCAAGCGGCAGGCCGGCGTCCAGCTCGAAATTCCGAGAGGCGTCAGGGATATTCTCATGAAAGACGCAGAAAAGATGAAGCGATATGCATCTGCGATCCGTGGCGCGATCGATGAATTCGATCGCGTGCTTTCGTCAGGAGAGAGCCTTTAG
- a CDS encoding glutamine amidotransferase yields MIEAPKSAGSPILIVLHQERSSPGRVGQMLLEKGFDLDIRRPVLGDPLPSTLEAHAGAVVFGGPMSANDPDDFIRTETDWLKVPLKENRPYLGICLGAQLLARHLGAKVKARDDGKTEIGWYALQPTEKGRLLMRWPQMVYHFHREGFELPHGADLLATAETYPNQAYRYGTNAWGLQFHAELTRAMMQRWVVHGEHRFCMPNAQQGREHLEGRMIFDAALKTWLSEFLDLVFEGKQAMAA; encoded by the coding sequence ATGATTGAAGCGCCGAAGAGCGCTGGCAGCCCGATATTGATCGTCCTGCATCAGGAGCGCTCCAGTCCCGGTCGCGTCGGCCAGATGCTGCTGGAGAAGGGATTCGATCTTGATATCCGCCGGCCGGTCCTCGGCGACCCTCTGCCCTCGACACTAGAGGCGCACGCCGGCGCCGTCGTCTTCGGTGGCCCGATGAGCGCCAACGACCCGGATGATTTCATTAGGACCGAGACCGACTGGCTCAAAGTACCGCTTAAGGAAAACCGCCCCTATCTCGGCATCTGCCTTGGCGCGCAGCTGCTCGCCCGCCATCTCGGCGCAAAGGTGAAGGCGCGCGACGACGGCAAGACCGAGATCGGCTGGTATGCTCTGCAGCCGACGGAAAAGGGTCGGCTGCTGATGCGCTGGCCGCAGATGGTCTATCACTTCCACCGCGAAGGCTTCGAACTACCGCATGGCGCCGACCTGCTGGCGACAGCGGAGACCTATCCCAACCAGGCCTATCGCTACGGCACCAATGCCTGGGGCCTGCAGTTCCATGCCGAACTCACGCGCGCCATGATGCAGCGCTGGGTCGTGCATGGCGAGCACCGCTTCTGCATGCCGAATGCTCAGCAGGGCCGCGAGCATCTCGAAGGCCGCATGATCTTCGACGCCGCGCTCAAGACTTGGCTGTCGGAATTTCTCGATCTCGTCTTCGAGGGCAAGCAGGCAATGGCGGCCTAA
- a CDS encoding DUF167 domain-containing protein: MSKAWQTFPDHVRLSVRLTPNGGRNAIDGLETGAGGECYLKARVSAAPEKGNANKALIALLSKSLGIPKSTLTLISGDTARKKILRIEGEPEDLIKRLCAVTEGG, translated from the coding sequence GTGAGCAAAGCCTGGCAGACCTTTCCGGATCACGTCAGGCTTTCCGTGCGGCTCACGCCCAATGGCGGGCGTAATGCGATCGATGGGTTGGAAACGGGCGCCGGCGGCGAATGCTATTTGAAGGCGCGTGTTTCGGCAGCACCCGAAAAGGGCAATGCCAACAAGGCGCTGATCGCCCTGCTCTCAAAGAGCCTCGGCATTCCCAAATCCACGCTCACCCTTATCAGCGGCGACACCGCACGCAAAAAAATCCTCCGGATCGAAGGCGAACCGGAGGATTTAATAAAAAGGCTTTGCGCCGTCACTGAAGGCGGCTGA
- a CDS encoding YggT family protein, translating into MSVNRELETDMLALFQTIDLALNLYTWILIASAIFSWLYAFNVINSSNQFVSSIGNFLYAVTEPALRPIRRILPDLGGIDISPVILLLIIFFIRSLMWNSIVPMFLR; encoded by the coding sequence ATGTCTGTCAACCGCGAATTGGAGACGGATATGCTCGCCTTATTTCAAACCATTGATCTGGCTTTGAATCTTTATACCTGGATCTTGATCGCCAGCGCCATCTTTTCCTGGCTCTATGCGTTCAACGTTATCAATTCGAGCAATCAGTTTGTCAGCTCCATCGGCAACTTCCTATATGCGGTCACTGAGCCTGCCCTGCGCCCGATCCGCCGCATTCTGCCTGACCTCGGCGGCATCGATATCTCGCCGGTCATCCTGCTGCTCATCATTTTCTTCATCCGCTCGCTGATGTGGAATTCGATTGTCCCCATGTTCCTGCGGTGA
- a CDS encoding NAD(P)H-dependent glycerol-3-phosphate dehydrogenase — MSGNERIAVIGAGAFGTALAAVIALTGRSDVTLVGRKAGLMADLAADRMHDAVLPGIELPDSLRFSAEADAVSDAGIVLFAMPSQAQADAARHYGPYLTKDAVVVTCAKGIDKVSGDLLTEMLERELPEHAIAVLSGPGFASDIAKGLPTAMAIAAADMAVAERLAQAISGPTFRLYASDDRIGVQLGGALKNVLAIACGIVEGRGIGDSARAALISRGLAEMSRFVAAKGGKAETVRGLSGLGDLVLTATSHQSRNLRFGIALGRGETVDPTHGTLVEGAYAASIAARLAHKLGVDMPITDAVSAIIDGKLDIATAIGQLMTRPITTE, encoded by the coding sequence ATGAGCGGCAACGAGCGGATCGCAGTCATCGGCGCTGGCGCTTTCGGCACGGCGCTCGCAGCCGTCATCGCATTGACCGGCCGCAGCGACGTCACCCTCGTCGGCCGCAAGGCCGGTCTGATGGCGGATCTCGCCGCCGATCGCATGCATGATGCCGTGTTGCCCGGGATCGAGCTGCCGGATTCGTTGCGGTTTTCGGCCGAGGCGGACGCCGTTTCCGATGCCGGCATCGTCCTCTTCGCCATGCCTTCGCAGGCGCAGGCCGATGCTGCCCGCCATTATGGTCCTTATCTCACCAAGGATGCCGTCGTCGTCACCTGCGCCAAGGGTATCGACAAGGTTTCCGGCGATCTGCTGACCGAAATGCTGGAGCGCGAACTGCCGGAGCATGCCATCGCCGTTCTCTCCGGGCCGGGCTTTGCCTCCGACATCGCCAAAGGCCTGCCGACGGCTATGGCGATTGCCGCAGCCGATATGGCGGTGGCCGAGAGACTTGCGCAGGCGATTTCCGGCCCGACGTTCCGCCTTTACGCTTCGGATGACCGTATCGGCGTGCAGCTCGGGGGTGCCTTGAAGAATGTTCTCGCGATTGCCTGCGGTATCGTCGAGGGCCGCGGCATCGGGGATTCCGCCCGGGCGGCGCTGATCAGCCGCGGTCTTGCCGAGATGTCACGCTTCGTCGCGGCCAAAGGCGGCAAGGCTGAAACCGTGCGCGGCCTGTCGGGTCTTGGCGACCTCGTGCTGACGGCCACAAGCCATCAATCGCGCAATCTCAGATTTGGTATTGCCCTTGGCAGGGGAGAAACGGTGGATCCGACGCACGGCACGCTGGTTGAAGGCGCTTATGCGGCCTCCATTGCCGCGCGGCTGGCCCACAAACTCGGCGTCGACATGCCGATCACCGACGCGGTGTCCGCCATCATCGACGGCAAGCTCGACATAGCCACCGCCATCGGGCAGTTGATGACGCGGCCGATCACTACGGAATAG
- a CDS encoding tellurite resistance TerB family protein, translating to MFERFQEFLHNLTQDHPRSGFAPDDPRVAVAALCIQVMEADGKIENSEKKRLRKLLKEQYGLDGRQLDQLIAAGEEAESEAVDYYRFTSDLKRHLDSTQRLELLGILWDIVYADGERSEMEDHAIWRIADLMGISDRERIMKRQEAAARAPGSRVETGNDD from the coding sequence ATGTTCGAACGCTTTCAGGAATTCCTTCATAACCTGACCCAGGACCACCCCAGATCCGGCTTCGCACCCGACGACCCGCGTGTCGCGGTGGCGGCGCTGTGCATTCAGGTCATGGAGGCGGACGGCAAGATCGAGAACAGCGAAAAGAAACGGCTGCGCAAGCTCCTGAAGGAACAATATGGTCTCGATGGCCGCCAGCTCGACCAACTGATCGCTGCCGGCGAGGAAGCGGAAAGCGAAGCCGTCGATTATTATCGCTTTACCTCGGATCTAAAGCGTCATCTCGACAGCACCCAGCGGCTCGAACTGCTCGGCATCCTCTGGGACATCGTCTACGCCGACGGCGAGCGCAGCGAGATGGAAGATCATGCGATCTGGCGGATCGCCGACCTCATGGGCATTTCCGATCGCGAGCGCATCATGAAGCGACAGGAAGCAGCCGCACGCGCGCCCGGTTCGAGGGTGGAGACAGGCAATGATGATTGA
- a CDS encoding heme biosynthesis protein HemY has product MIRLLIFAILVLALGYGFSWLADRPGDLSLVWEGQLYQTKLIVAAAILIAIVAAVMIVWWFVRLIWTSPYSVTRYFRARKRDRGYQALSTGLIAAGAGNSLLARKMAARTRGLIRADQEPLINLLEAQAALIEGKHDEARQKFEQMANDPETRELGLRGLFLEAKRLGAHEAARQYAEKAADQAPYLPWAAQATLEYRSQAGRWDDAIKLLDQQKVAHVVDKATANRQRAVLLTARANDKLESDPTGARDDALAALKLVDDFVPAALIAAKALFREDKVRKAASILEQVWKAQPHPEVGRAYVRARSGDSVLDRLKRAERLEAIRPNNVEALLLTAKAAMDAGDFAKARAKAEAAARIDAREGAFLLLADIEEAETGDQGRIRHWMAQALRAPRDPAWVADGFVSEKWLPLSPITGRLDAFEWKAPFGQIYGPVEEGSTVSVDAALKSLPPVREAALATTAAKPSSPKVASPAADTYVMELEPTVAKPASSPSEAAPKPAQQGEEPRPFFGGAPDDPGVKDHKLEPEPKTRLKLF; this is encoded by the coding sequence ATGATCAGACTGCTTATCTTCGCCATTCTCGTCCTAGCTCTCGGCTATGGCTTTTCGTGGCTCGCGGATCGCCCCGGCGATCTCTCGCTGGTTTGGGAAGGGCAGCTTTATCAGACGAAGCTGATCGTCGCCGCCGCGATCCTGATTGCGATCGTGGCCGCTGTCATGATCGTCTGGTGGTTCGTGCGGTTGATCTGGACTTCGCCCTATTCCGTCACCCGCTACTTCCGCGCCCGCAAGCGCGATCGCGGCTATCAGGCGTTGTCGACCGGCCTCATTGCTGCCGGTGCCGGCAATTCGCTGCTCGCCCGCAAGATGGCAGCCCGCACACGCGGCCTCATCCGCGCCGATCAGGAGCCGCTCATCAACCTCCTTGAAGCCCAGGCTGCCCTGATCGAAGGTAAGCATGACGAGGCCCGCCAGAAGTTCGAGCAGATGGCCAATGATCCGGAAACACGCGAGCTCGGCCTGCGCGGCCTCTTTCTCGAAGCCAAGCGTCTCGGCGCGCATGAAGCCGCGCGGCAATATGCCGAGAAAGCTGCCGACCAGGCGCCCTACCTGCCCTGGGCAGCGCAGGCGACATTGGAATATCGCAGCCAGGCCGGCCGCTGGGATGATGCCATCAAGCTGCTGGACCAGCAGAAGGTCGCCCATGTCGTCGACAAGGCCACAGCCAACCGTCAACGCGCAGTGCTGCTGACGGCCCGCGCCAACGACAAGCTGGAGAGCGATCCGACAGGCGCGCGCGACGATGCTCTGGCGGCATTGAAGCTCGTGGACGATTTCGTGCCCGCAGCGCTGATCGCGGCCAAAGCTTTGTTCCGTGAAGACAAGGTGCGCAAGGCAGCCTCCATCCTCGAGCAGGTCTGGAAGGCGCAGCCGCATCCCGAGGTCGGCAGGGCCTATGTGCGAGCTCGCAGTGGCGATTCCGTTCTTGACCGTTTGAAGCGCGCCGAACGGCTGGAGGCGATCCGCCCGAACAATGTCGAAGCCCTGCTGTTGACCGCGAAGGCAGCGATGGATGCCGGCGATTTTGCCAAGGCCCGTGCCAAGGCCGAAGCAGCCGCAAGGATCGATGCGCGCGAAGGCGCCTTCCTGCTGCTTGCTGACATCGAAGAGGCCGAAACCGGCGATCAGGGCCGCATCCGCCACTGGATGGCGCAGGCGCTGCGCGCACCACGCGATCCGGCCTGGGTCGCCGACGGCTTCGTCTCGGAAAAATGGCTGCCTCTGTCGCCGATCACGGGCCGTCTCGATGCCTTCGAATGGAAGGCACCCTTCGGCCAGATCTATGGGCCGGTGGAAGAAGGCTCCACGGTGTCGGTCGATGCGGCGCTGAAATCGCTGCCGCCGGTGCGCGAGGCCGCCCTCGCAACCACGGCGGCAAAGCCAAGTTCACCGAAAGTTGCATCGCCGGCCGCCGATACCTATGTCATGGAATTGGAACCTACCGTGGCGAAACCCGCTTCAAGCCCATCCGAAGCCGCGCCAAAACCGGCGCAGCAGGGTGAGGAGCCCCGGCCCTTCTTCGGTGGTGCGCCTGATGATCCGGGCGTGAAGGATCATAAACTTGAACCGGAACCCAAGACGCGGCTCAAGCTGTTTTAG
- a CDS encoding uroporphyrinogen-III synthase has protein sequence MRVIVTRPRHSGEHTMRRLAQMGHEPLLLPLAEPVHDVEEARRALLATQGAVAVTSAEAIRALSLLRSDLAPHLGRRLFAVGQATAKEAADLGFSNIAISEGGGTELAAMISSHPSGLTDGPLLYLAGSPRAVGFEAGLAERHLSFLTVECYRMQNIVPDDNILRRLFADTRADAVLLYSHETAKRFFNLPFVRHNPDIFAETRFLCLSETIASAVPEPMRSHVDIADMPNEDRLMALLIHA, from the coding sequence ATGCGCGTCATCGTCACCCGCCCTCGGCATTCGGGTGAGCACACCATGCGGCGGCTGGCGCAGATGGGACACGAACCCCTGCTGCTGCCGCTGGCCGAACCTGTCCACGATGTCGAGGAAGCAAGACGAGCGCTCCTTGCCACGCAGGGCGCCGTCGCCGTCACCAGCGCCGAGGCGATCCGGGCGCTTTCGCTGTTGCGTTCCGATCTTGCGCCTCACCTTGGTCGCCGCCTCTTTGCCGTGGGACAGGCGACAGCCAAAGAAGCGGCTGATCTCGGATTCAGCAATATCGCCATATCCGAAGGCGGCGGCACAGAGCTTGCCGCCATGATCTCCAGCCATCCTTCAGGCCTGACCGACGGGCCCCTCCTCTATCTTGCGGGTTCTCCGCGAGCGGTTGGCTTCGAAGCCGGACTGGCTGAGCGACACCTGTCTTTCCTGACCGTCGAATGCTACCGGATGCAGAATATCGTCCCCGACGACAACATCCTTCGCCGGCTTTTCGCCGACACCCGGGCGGACGCCGTACTGCTCTATTCCCACGAGACGGCGAAACGCTTTTTCAACTTGCCATTCGTTCGGCATAACCCCGACATCTTTGCCGAAACACGATTTCTCTGCCTAAGCGAAACCATCGCCAGCGCAGTTCCGGAGCCGATGCGATCCCATGTCGATATTGCCGACATGCCGAATGAAGACCGGCTTATGGCGCTTCTGATCCACGCGTAA
- the hemC gene encoding hydroxymethylbilane synthase, giving the protein MQTKPFRIGTRGSPLALAQAREARDRLMAAHGLPEEMFEIVVLTTKGDRITDRSLAAIGGKGLFTEELEEKLTSGELDFAVHSAKDMATKLPHGLALTAYLPREDIRDSVIGRTAPKLIELPHGATVGSASLRRQALIRRLRPDINVITFRGSVQTRLRKLEEGQADATLLALAGLKRLGMVEVITDILDPDEFPPAPAQGAIAIESRIDDIRMNNLLAAVNDGPTFDAVSCERAFLAALDGSCRTPIAGYAICEGDHLRFFGMILTPDGRQVHTTTIEGHRRDAEALGINAGQAIRAEAGSTFFEDWT; this is encoded by the coding sequence ATGCAAACAAAACCTTTCCGGATCGGCACGCGCGGCAGCCCGCTGGCGCTCGCCCAGGCGCGAGAAGCGCGCGACCGCCTGATGGCGGCCCATGGCCTTCCGGAGGAGATGTTCGAAATCGTCGTTCTCACCACCAAGGGCGACCGCATCACCGACCGCTCGCTTGCGGCAATCGGCGGCAAGGGCCTGTTCACGGAAGAGCTCGAAGAAAAGCTGACCTCGGGCGAGCTCGACTTCGCCGTGCACTCGGCCAAGGACATGGCGACGAAACTGCCGCACGGCCTGGCGCTCACCGCTTATCTGCCGCGCGAAGATATCCGCGATTCCGTTATCGGCCGCACCGCGCCGAAATTGATCGAGCTGCCGCATGGTGCAACAGTCGGCTCTGCGTCGCTGCGTCGACAGGCGCTGATCCGCCGTCTGCGCCCTGATATCAATGTCATCACATTCCGCGGCTCCGTCCAGACGCGTCTGCGCAAGCTGGAAGAGGGGCAGGCCGACGCGACCTTGCTAGCGCTTGCCGGCCTGAAGCGGCTCGGGATGGTCGAGGTCATCACCGATATTCTCGACCCGGACGAATTCCCTCCAGCACCCGCACAAGGCGCAATCGCCATTGAGAGCCGCATCGATGATATCAGGATGAATAACCTGCTCGCTGCCGTCAATGACGGGCCGACCTTCGACGCCGTATCCTGTGAACGTGCCTTCCTGGCGGCGCTCGACGGTTCCTGTCGCACGCCGATAGCCGGCTACGCAATTTGCGAAGGCGATCATCTGCGCTTCTTCGGCATGATCCTCACCCCTGATGGCCGCCAAGTGCACACGACCACCATCGAGGGCCACCGCCGCGATGCCGAGGCGCTCGGAATCAATGCCGGCCAGGCGATCCGCGCCGAAGCGGGCAGCACCTTCTTCGAAGATTGGACCTGA